The sequence below is a genomic window from Candidatus Neomarinimicrobiota bacterium.
TCCGGTCTGGTAATGCCCTTCAAAGAACAGCCCCCGGCCATCGTTAAGCATCAGCAGCATCTGCCTGTCCTGGCTGATGAAAAGCAGGTCCGGATGACCATCCTGGTTGGCGTCCAGCGTCAGGACCTGGCTCCATTCCCGCTCGCTGCCGTCCGGCGCCAGGGCCACTCCCGCGAAAAGACCCGCTTCTACAAAACCCGTGTCAGCAGCCCCTAGATACAAAAGATTGGGCGAGCAGTAAGAGAGCACGAAGAGGTCCAGGTAGCCGTCGCTGTTGGCATCCAGCAGCTTCACCGCCAGCGAGCGGCTGCTGGTATCGGCCAGACCCAGGGCCGCCGTCATCTCTCGAAACCTACCGCTGCTGTCACCCACAAACAGGCGATTGGGCGCCGGCTCGTACAACTGCGGATCACAAAAGGTCCGCCGCCGGGTCTCCGGATCAAAACAGACCAGCGTGTCGCCGCTGGGATAGTCCAGATAATTAGCCACGTACAGATCCAGATAGCCATCCCGATTGGCATCGAAAAAGACCGCCTCGGTCGACCAGTAATCGTTTGCCAGGCCCGCTGCGACGGTCACGTCGCGCCACCGCCGACCACCCTCGTTGTGCAGCAAACGGTCGGTACCATACATGCACAGGTATAGGTCCAGGTAGCCGTCACCGTCCACGTCCCCCACCGCGGCATTGCCGGCCGGCGGAAAGTGAGTCAGGCCGGTCTCGGCGGTCACCTCAACCCAGGCCGTGTCATCCTGGCGGTAAAGCCGGTTCAGTCCGACGTAGAGCGAATCGGCCACGTGCGGGCCGTAGGTGAAAAGGAGGTCAAGGTCACCGTCCCGATCAAAGTCAAAGGGCACCGCCCGGCCCCGGAAGGCCTCCGGCAGATGATAACGCCCGGAAAACGGCAGTCGATCGGGGGAGGCCAGGCCCAGCTCAGGCGTCACGTCCAGCCAGCGAAAATCAGTCTGCCCCACCAGCGGCGATAACATAGCATTCAGCACTAATATCCAGATTATGGGCTGGATCACATCTTTTACCGTTGTTTGCTCGTAATTTGACACCGTTAAACTTAGAGCTTGAACTCTTAACTTCGCTGCTTGATCCGATGCATCGGCCTACCAGACCCGCCCGCTTACCGGCTGCTACGGGCCGCGAAAATAAACCCGAATGCCTGTCGCCCGTCCGTCGCGAAAGTACTGGGATACCCAATATCCGGTGGCATGTCAAAAGGCAAACAAAATGAGTACCCTGAACTTACCTGAAATTGCGCTGCTTGGCGGGTGGAATGCAGACTTCGCACCCTCCCGGTACGGGACCATAACCAGGGTGCCGCCAGATACAAAGGCGTTTACAATAACTCGACAAATTTATTACTTTGTATTATTAATATACAGCTAGGGTCACGTGAAGAATTTGAAAAGCGCGTCGCAGCTCCGATTAATGAAAAGATCATTCCGTGAAGCAGGCCACACATAAACTTCGTTTCTGGGGAGTGCGAGGATCAATCCCCACCGCTGATACGGACAAATACCGCATCGGCGGCGATACTGCCTGTGTAGAACTCACTCTCGCCGATGGCACCCATATCGTCTTCGACGGCGGCACTGGCGTGCGCGGCCTGGGCAACTCCATCGGCCGCCTCCACGAACATAACTACGATATTCACCTGTTCTTCTCCCATACCCATTGGGACCACATCATCGGGCTTCCCTTTTTCGCCCCCTTCCACCAACCGTTCGCCCACGTCCTCATGTACGGCCCCAAACGGGCCGGCAACTCGCTGGAAAACACCATCCAGGGTCTGTTCACCTCCCCCTATTTCCCCCTGGAACCGGAGGATCTGAAAGCCACCATCTCCTTCATCGATCTGGAGCCTGGAAGACACCGCATCAGTGATAGTCTGACCATTGAGTGTGCCCGGCACCCCCACCCGAACGGCGCTATGAGCTACCGCGCGGAAGTGGACGGCTTCGTCCTCACCTATATAACCGACATCGAGCACACCAAGGACCAGCTGGTGCCCTCAGTCCTGAAATTGAGCCGTGACGCCGACGTCCTGATCCACGACAGTCACTTCCACCGCGAAGACCTGCCAGCACATCGCACCTGGGGTCACAGTTCCTGGGAGGAGTGCACCGCAGTAGCCAGGCAGGCCGGCGTGAAACAACTCTTCCTCTTTCACTACAGCCCTAACTATTCCGATCACGACATCTTCGATATGGAGCAGCGGGCTCGCACTGTGTTTCCCCGTACCACCGCCGCTTATCAGGGCCTGGCCCTCGAGTTCCCCGCCAAATAACCACCCTAACCATTGAGACTCTCAAGACCTTTGCCTAACTTTGCCCCCGGCTCTTAGCACGCTTAATGCCTTCAACT
It includes:
- a CDS encoding MBL fold metallo-hydrolase, which codes for MKQATHKLRFWGVRGSIPTADTDKYRIGGDTACVELTLADGTHIVFDGGTGVRGLGNSIGRLHEHNYDIHLFFSHTHWDHIIGLPFFAPFHQPFAHVLMYGPKRAGNSLENTIQGLFTSPYFPLEPEDLKATISFIDLEPGRHRISDSLTIECARHPHPNGAMSYRAEVDGFVLTYITDIEHTKDQLVPSVLKLSRDADVLIHDSHFHREDLPAHRTWGHSSWEECTAVARQAGVKQLFLFHYSPNYSDHDIFDMEQRARTVFPRTTAAYQGLALEFPAK
- a CDS encoding FG-GAP repeat domain-containing protein: MIQPIIWILVLNAMLSPLVGQTDFRWLDVTPELGLASPDRLPFSGRYHLPEAFRGRAVPFDFDRDGDLDLLFTYGPHVADSLYVGLNRLYRQDDTAWVEVTAETGLTHFPPAGNAAVGDVDGDGYLDLYLCMYGTDRLLHNEGGRRWRDVTVAAGLANDYWSTEAVFFDANRDGYLDLYVANYLDYPSGDTLVCFDPETRRRTFCDPQLYEPAPNRLFVGDSSGRFREMTAALGLADTSSRSLAVKLLDANSDGYLDLFVLSYCSPNLLYLGAADTGFVEAGLFAGVALAPDGSEREWSQVLTLDANQDGHPDLLFISQDRQMLLMLNDGRGLFFEGHYQTGLFQPRFPYQATTAAAVDLDFSGTVDLLLADASYEHVREPAAVYTSAVGTAAVDTAVVDAVAVDSADVVQDSSLVSAWGAPVDSAVTEPVVEATALQRRILLSDEEHRFRAVEMAAPMLLDTTLLVPRVTAAAPDAAFFGLPMARFDLPGYVGLDTLPVLQEAERYLVVDLTGDGVEEVIATYPAGLVRVWKRELDEQPVYVGLWPGADQPGTTAIGAQLLVTSSPAGIFTGRYLVTDPRPFSLYLSSKVRAVDVVVKWPDGFESHHHLTPLNRTYPLTRVELEP